A window of the Microbulbifer aggregans genome harbors these coding sequences:
- a CDS encoding methylated-DNA--[protein]-cysteine S-methyltransferase — translation MIAYEVYETELGQVVIAADEVGVTVLRFLTEGGSWKVSEGWERGQSELTDLAASQLAEYLAGKRRTFELPLNPNGTEFQQRVWQALLSIPYGETRSYREQAEALGNVKAIRAVARANGANPIAIVIPCHRVIGADGTLTGYAGGLDMKARLLSLEGARFVDQPSLI, via the coding sequence ATGATTGCTTACGAAGTTTATGAGACCGAACTGGGCCAGGTTGTGATTGCTGCGGATGAGGTGGGGGTCACCGTGCTGCGATTCCTGACTGAGGGAGGTTCGTGGAAGGTGTCTGAGGGGTGGGAGAGAGGACAGTCGGAGCTGACCGATCTCGCCGCGTCCCAGCTGGCAGAGTACCTGGCGGGGAAGCGTCGCACCTTCGAGCTGCCCCTGAATCCAAACGGTACGGAATTCCAGCAGCGGGTGTGGCAGGCCTTGCTGTCCATTCCCTATGGGGAGACCCGCAGCTACCGCGAGCAGGCTGAGGCTCTCGGCAATGTGAAAGCCATCCGCGCGGTGGCGCGGGCCAATGGCGCCAACCCGATTGCCATCGTGATCCCCTGCCATCGTGTTATCGGGGCTGACGGGACCCTGACCGGCTATGCGGGCGGGTTGGACATGAAGGCCCGGCTACTGAGCCTTGAGGGGGCGCGGTTCGTGGACCAACCCAGCCTCATCTGA